A stretch of Campylobacter gracilis DNA encodes these proteins:
- the rfbH gene encoding lipopolysaccharide biosynthesis protein RfbH, whose protein sequence is MTPQELKQEILEKTKEYYRLVHEPVQHAKFEPGKSRVNYAGRVFDEHEMINLIDSSLDFWLTYGTYSKKFEKEFAKMLGVKWAFLVNSGSSANLLAFFALTSPLLKERRIKKGDEVITVAAGFPTTVAPIVQYGAVPVFIDMELEYFNIDHTKLELALSPKTKAVMVAHTLGNPFNIKAVKEFCDKHDLWLIEDNCDALGSLYDGKPTGTWGDIGTSSFYPPHHMTMGEGGATYTNNPLLKKIMLSMRDWGRDCWCDSGVDNTCGRRFSQKFGELPLGYDHKYVYSHFGFNLKASDMQAAVGCAQIEKFPSFVQRRRQNFKKLYDGLKDIKELILVKAQPHSEPSWFGFMMTVADGAKFSRNELSEHLEKAGVQTRNLFAGNMIKHPLFAGLKLGVDYKISGELKNTDKIMNDSFWVGVYPGMSDEKIEYIIKAIKEFISTKN, encoded by the coding sequence ATGACCCCTCAAGAATTAAAACAAGAAATTTTAGAAAAGACAAAAGAGTATTATAGGCTGGTTCATGAGCCGGTGCAGCACGCCAAATTTGAACCTGGTAAAAGTCGTGTGAATTACGCAGGCAGAGTCTTTGACGAGCACGAAATGATAAATTTAATAGATAGCTCGCTTGATTTCTGGCTTACATACGGCACATATTCTAAAAAATTTGAAAAGGAATTTGCCAAAATGCTTGGCGTAAAATGGGCATTTTTAGTAAATAGCGGAAGCAGTGCAAATCTACTTGCATTTTTTGCGCTCACTTCGCCGCTTCTAAAAGAGCGCCGCATAAAAAAGGGCGACGAAGTTATAACCGTAGCGGCGGGCTTTCCTACGACAGTTGCACCTATCGTGCAATATGGTGCCGTTCCCGTTTTTATCGATATGGAGCTTGAGTATTTTAACATAGACCATACGAAACTTGAGCTTGCGCTTAGTCCAAAAACGAAAGCCGTTATGGTAGCTCACACCTTAGGAAATCCTTTTAATATAAAAGCCGTGAAGGAATTTTGCGATAAGCATGATTTGTGGCTTATCGAGGATAACTGCGACGCGCTGGGTTCTCTGTATGACGGTAAGCCGACCGGCACATGGGGGGATATAGGCACAAGCAGCTTCTACCCGCCTCACCATATGACGATGGGCGAGGGCGGCGCCACATACACAAACAATCCGCTGCTTAAAAAAATTATGCTAAGTATGCGTGATTGGGGACGCGATTGCTGGTGTGATAGCGGCGTAGATAATACCTGCGGGAGGCGCTTTTCGCAGAAATTTGGTGAGCTGCCGCTTGGATACGATCATAAGTACGTTTATTCACACTTCGGATTTAATTTAAAAGCCTCCGATATGCAAGCTGCCGTGGGATGCGCTCAGATAGAGAAATTTCCTAGTTTCGTGCAGCGTCGTAGGCAAAATTTTAAAAAGCTTTATGATGGCTTAAAAGATATAAAGGAGCTCATTTTAGTTAAAGCTCAGCCGCATTCCGAGCCTAGCTGGTTTGGCTTTATGATGACGGTTGCAGACGGGGCAAAATTTAGTAGAAACGAGCTTAGCGAGCATCTAGAGAAGGCGGGCGTGCAAACAAGAAATTTATTTGCGGGCAATATGATCAAGCACCCGCTATTTGCAGGCCTTAAACTCGGAGTCGATTATAAAATTTCAGGCGAGCTAAAAAATACTGACAAGATAATGAACGATAGTTTCTGGGTGGGGGTATACCCTGGAATGAGTGATGAAAAGATAGAGTATATTATAAAAGCAATTAAAGAATTTATATCCACTAAGAACTAA
- a CDS encoding NAD-dependent epimerase/dehydratase family protein has product MNLFITGGSGFIGSHLKKRLALNGNFNVFAPKSSELNLTDESAVDDFVRAHKIDTIVHLANRGGGRNTLDMSNVTEYNLRIFFNIAKQKNKVAKIISFGSGAEYGKHKPIINAREDDYKETLPLEEYGFYKAITSHYIEDCADNIIQLRLFGIYGEMENYRYKFITNAVVKNLLHLPITINQNVFFDYMYVDDLLNVVEFYIENDARHKIYNASSGTKIDLLSLAALVNEASDFKSEIIVLNEGLNNEYTSDNSLLKSEMKDKFKLTPHSEAIGKIHKYFKQNFTSLDLDTIKEDPYLGKINEIWKGKK; this is encoded by the coding sequence ATGAATCTTTTCATCACGGGCGGTAGCGGTTTTATCGGTTCGCATCTAAAAAAGCGTCTTGCGCTAAATGGAAATTTTAACGTTTTCGCTCCAAAAAGTAGCGAGCTAAATTTGACTGACGAAAGCGCAGTTGACGATTTTGTCCGTGCGCATAAAATCGATACTATCGTTCATCTAGCCAATCGTGGCGGCGGTCGCAATACGCTGGATATGTCAAATGTGACCGAGTATAATTTGCGGATTTTTTTCAATATTGCTAAGCAAAAAAATAAGGTTGCAAAGATCATATCGTTTGGAAGCGGTGCAGAGTACGGTAAACACAAGCCGATAATAAATGCTCGCGAGGATGATTATAAAGAGACGCTTCCGCTTGAAGAATACGGTTTTTACAAAGCTATCACGTCGCATTACATTGAGGATTGCGCGGATAATATCATCCAGCTTCGTTTGTTTGGAATTTACGGCGAGATGGAGAATTACCGCTATAAATTTATCACAAATGCCGTAGTAAAAAACCTACTGCACCTACCCATCACGATCAATCAAAACGTATTTTTTGATTACATGTATGTCGATGACCTGTTAAACGTAGTGGAATTTTATATAGAAAATGATGCACGGCATAAAATTTACAACGCAAGCAGTGGGACAAAAATCGATCTACTTAGTTTAGCTGCGCTAGTAAATGAGGCGAGCGATTTTAAATCGGAGATAATCGTGCTAAATGAAGGGCTGAATAATGAATACACTTCCGACAATAGCCTATTAAAATCTGAAATGAAAGATAAATTCAAGCTTACGCCGCATTCGGAAGCGATCGGTAAAATTCATAAATATTTTAAGCAAAATTTTACTAGCTTAGACTTAGATACCATAAAAGAAGATCCATATTTGGGAAAAATCAATGAAATTTGGAAAGGCAAAAAATGA
- a CDS encoding aldolase/citrate lyase family protein translates to MNVLEYEMIDILKRLKDEYGVFEIKAEYENEGSRQEELCRLKDITSKVGLPIIMKIGGVEAVTDIYNAITLGVNGIIAPMAETKFAVSKFVAAINTFVAEDNRNDIEFAINVETITCYENLDDILSLENINTLTGITIGRVDFTASMGKNRDFADSDEMLKYCEDIYTKARAKGLKCGLGGAISAKSCDFIKYLISRGLLDKYETRKIVYHKDAINNMEAGILAGVEFELAWLKSKRRYYHRIKSEDEKRIEMLEKRLSNR, encoded by the coding sequence ATGAATGTTTTAGAATACGAGATGATCGATATTCTTAAAAGACTTAAAGACGAATACGGTGTTTTTGAGATCAAAGCAGAGTACGAGAATGAAGGTAGTAGGCAGGAGGAACTTTGTAGACTAAAAGATATTACCTCTAAAGTTGGGCTTCCTATTATTATGAAAATCGGAGGCGTCGAAGCGGTAACCGATATATATAACGCTATTACTCTAGGTGTAAATGGTATCATAGCACCAATGGCGGAGACAAAATTTGCCGTTAGTAAGTTCGTGGCCGCTATAAATACCTTTGTAGCAGAAGATAACCGTAATGATATAGAATTCGCGATTAATGTAGAAACCATAACATGCTATGAGAATTTAGACGATATTTTATCTTTAGAAAATATCAATACATTAACCGGCATAACGATAGGCAGGGTCGATTTTACTGCTTCGATGGGCAAAAATAGGGATTTTGCAGATAGCGATGAGATGTTAAAATATTGCGAAGATATTTACACTAAAGCAAGGGCTAAAGGACTAAAATGCGGTCTAGGCGGAGCCATATCCGCAAAGTCGTGCGATTTTATTAAATATCTGATTTCCAGAGGATTGCTTGATAAATACGAAACGCGAAAGATTGTCTATCATAAAGACGCCATAAATAATATGGAGGCTGGAATTTTAGCCGGCGTGGAATTTGAACTAGCCTGGCTTAAAAGTAAGCGTAGGTATTATCACAGAATCAAGTCTGAGGATGAGAAAAGAATCGAAATGCTTGAAAAAAGGCTAAGTAACAGATGA
- a CDS encoding HAD-IIA family hydrolase, translated as MNKAVVFDLDGTIYFGSKIADFALQTIDELESNGYNVLFFTNNSTKTRFEILDKLIHMGIRTTVDKIYTSAYASAIFLQRKDLRNIFLVGSRGFKSELTNADINVEDEYSCEAVVIGLDLNFNYEILSRALIALQKSRRIIVANTDKNFPVENGLLRPGANAMLSAILGSIDEEIKLDIVGKPNPFMLEILCKDWGLDKQHIVVVGDRMESDMAMAKNFNCKGILVGNDITLLDVKNKILRS; from the coding sequence ATGAATAAAGCTGTAGTTTTTGACTTAGATGGAACTATTTATTTTGGAAGTAAAATTGCCGACTTTGCTTTGCAAACTATAGATGAGCTTGAATCTAATGGTTACAATGTATTATTTTTTACTAATAATTCAACTAAAACAAGATTTGAAATTTTAGATAAATTAATTCATATGGGTATAAGAACTACTGTAGATAAAATATATACCTCAGCTTATGCTAGTGCTATATTTTTGCAAAGAAAGGATCTAAGAAATATATTTTTAGTTGGTAGCCGTGGTTTTAAAAGTGAATTAACGAATGCAGATATAAATGTCGAGGATGAGTATAGTTGTGAAGCCGTGGTAATTGGGCTTGATTTAAATTTTAACTATGAAATTTTATCAAGAGCTCTTATTGCATTACAAAAATCTCGTAGAATAATAGTGGCAAATACAGATAAAAATTTCCCGGTAGAAAATGGTCTTTTAAGACCCGGTGCCAATGCTATGCTAAGTGCAATCCTTGGTAGTATTGATGAAGAAATTAAGCTGGATATAGTAGGAAAGCCAAATCCTTTTATGCTCGAAATTTTATGTAAGGATTGGGGGCTTGATAAACAGCATATCGTTGTGGTAGGTGATAGGATGGAAAGTGATATGGCTATGGCAAAGAATTTTAATTGTAAAGGAATTCTAGTTGGCAATGACATTACATTGCTGGATGTTAAGAATAAAATTTTAAGGAGCTAA
- a CDS encoding thiamine pyrophosphate-binding protein has translation MIKVSDFIAKFIAEHEDTAKTIFMVSGGGNMHLIDSLGKNENLEYVCNHHEQACAIAAEGYARVSNKIGIAYVTTGPGGTNAVTGVYGAWVDSIPMMIISGQVKFQTTIASQPELNLRQLGDQEVNIVDIVRPITKYAVMITDKNSIKFNLQKAVYEAKHGRPGPVWLDVPLDIQGAMVDEADLIEFEIPEAPKFDTKIPQVLDALKAAKRPVIIVGNGVTLAGANEEFLKLIEILKVPVIGTFARYDIVRNDHDLFFGRYGTIGNRAANFVVQNSDLIIAIGARLNIRAVSYNWEFFGREAKKILVDIDQNELNKKTIAADIKIKSDAKVFISDLRSALKDELDFGFWLEICKNYRKNYPTIEPFRQNAKEWVDSYNFFDVLSNHKRDLVYVFGNGTACVSSYQSLRLYENQKVVVNSGCASMGYDLPAAIGACFANGKGNTICVTGEGSLQMNIQEFQTIIHHRLPIKIFVLNNAGYISIRNTQNNFFKGHKVGSDKDSGVSFPDTVNLAQAYGFEACRIENQLNLKGELEEILSKPGAVVCEIMLSPTEKMEPKLSSEIKPDGKMISKPLEDMFPFLPREEFYKNMIIKPVDE, from the coding sequence ATGATAAAAGTTAGCGATTTTATAGCAAAATTTATAGCCGAACACGAAGATACCGCAAAGACCATATTTATGGTCTCGGGTGGCGGCAATATGCACCTGATAGATTCGCTTGGTAAAAATGAAAATTTAGAGTATGTCTGTAACCATCACGAACAGGCTTGCGCGATAGCCGCAGAGGGATATGCGCGCGTCTCAAATAAGATCGGTATCGCGTATGTTACCACGGGTCCCGGCGGGACGAACGCGGTTACCGGCGTTTACGGTGCTTGGGTGGATTCTATCCCTATGATGATCATATCGGGACAGGTGAAATTTCAAACAACCATTGCTTCGCAACCCGAGTTAAATTTACGTCAGCTCGGCGATCAAGAGGTTAATATAGTTGACATCGTAAGGCCTATCACAAAATACGCCGTAATGATAACGGATAAAAATAGCATAAAATTTAATCTGCAAAAAGCTGTTTATGAGGCTAAGCACGGCAGACCAGGGCCCGTATGGCTGGATGTGCCGCTAGATATACAAGGCGCGATGGTGGACGAAGCGGATCTGATAGAATTTGAAATCCCCGAAGCGCCGAAGTTTGACACAAAAATCCCGCAGGTTCTAGATGCGTTAAAAGCTGCTAAACGCCCCGTTATCATTGTGGGTAACGGCGTAACACTTGCCGGTGCTAACGAAGAATTTCTAAAACTAATCGAAATTTTAAAAGTTCCCGTTATCGGTACTTTCGCTAGATACGATATCGTTAGAAATGACCATGATCTATTTTTTGGTAGATATGGCACTATCGGCAATAGAGCGGCAAATTTTGTCGTGCAAAATTCCGATCTCATCATTGCCATAGGCGCTAGATTAAATATCCGCGCAGTTAGTTATAACTGGGAATTTTTTGGCAGAGAAGCCAAAAAAATTTTAGTCGATATCGATCAAAACGAACTAAACAAAAAAACTATTGCCGCAGATATTAAGATAAAATCTGATGCGAAGGTTTTTATATCGGATTTGCGATCTGCACTGAAAGACGAGCTGGATTTTGGATTTTGGCTTGAAATTTGCAAAAATTACAGAAAAAATTATCCTACGATTGAGCCTTTTAGACAAAATGCAAAAGAGTGGGTTGATTCATATAATTTCTTCGATGTACTATCTAATCATAAACGAGATTTAGTTTATGTATTCGGTAACGGTACGGCATGTGTTTCATCTTATCAGAGCTTGCGCTTATATGAGAATCAAAAGGTGGTAGTAAATTCGGGTTGTGCTTCTATGGGATACGATCTGCCTGCGGCAATCGGTGCGTGTTTTGCAAACGGCAAGGGTAATACTATATGCGTCACCGGAGAGGGCAGCTTACAGATGAATATTCAAGAGTTTCAGACAATAATTCATCATAGGCTTCCAATCAAAATTTTTGTGCTGAATAATGCGGGCTATATTTCTATCAGAAATACTCAAAACAACTTTTTCAAAGGGCACAAGGTAGGCTCGGATAAAGATAGCGGCGTAAGTTTTCCGGATACCGTTAATCTAGCACAGGCATATGGTTTTGAAGCTTGTAGAATAGAAAATCAGCTAAATTTAAAAGGGGAGTTGGAGGAAATTCTATCCAAACCAGGTGCGGTAGTTTGTGAAATAATGCTTTCGCCTACTGAAAAAATGGAGCCGAAATTATCATCAGAGATAAAGCCTGACGGCAAAATGATCTCAAAGCCGCTTGAAGATATGTTTCCGTTTTTGCCGCGAGAAGAATTTTATAAAAATATGATAATTAAGCCGGTAGATGAATAA
- the rfbG gene encoding CDP-glucose 4,6-dehydratase — protein sequence MNSVIATQEVQNLYSGIYKGKTVLLTGHTGFKGSWLSLWLQRLGAKVIGYSLPAPTEPNHIRLLNLNIVQVIADIRDLAKLNEVFAAYKPDIVFHFAAQALVRPSYADPITTYETNVIGTLKVFEACRKAGVLAIVNITSDKAYENKEWVWGYRESDPMGGYDPYSSSKGCADILASSYRNSFFNEKDYGTKHQTLLATCRAGNVIGGGDWAQDRLICDVMRAAAKNEAVTIRNPHATRPWQHVLEPLGGYLLVGQKLLEGRKKFGSAWNFGPSDDGAIRVLDVLKSAKRYWDKIEFQINSDINQPHEANLLKLDCSKAHALLGWKPVWDSETAFEKTVKWYKNFYENGTIDTEQNLNDYVKDMMR from the coding sequence ATGAATAGTGTGATAGCAACACAAGAAGTACAAAATTTATATTCCGGGATTTATAAGGGCAAAACAGTTTTGCTTACCGGGCATACCGGTTTTAAGGGCTCATGGCTTAGTTTATGGCTGCAGCGCTTGGGCGCGAAAGTGATAGGGTATTCGCTTCCGGCGCCTACAGAGCCAAATCATATAAGACTTTTAAATTTAAATATCGTCCAGGTGATTGCTGACATACGAGATCTTGCTAAATTAAACGAAGTCTTTGCAGCTTATAAACCAGACATTGTATTTCACTTTGCCGCTCAGGCACTCGTACGCCCATCTTATGCCGACCCTATCACAACCTACGAAACCAATGTCATCGGCACATTAAAAGTCTTTGAAGCCTGCAGAAAAGCAGGCGTTCTCGCGATCGTAAATATCACCAGCGACAAGGCTTATGAAAATAAAGAGTGGGTTTGGGGATATCGCGAGAGCGATCCTATGGGCGGATATGATCCATATAGCTCGTCGAAAGGTTGCGCGGATATTCTGGCTAGTTCATATCGAAACTCCTTTTTTAATGAAAAAGATTACGGCACAAAGCATCAAACGCTGCTTGCCACGTGTCGCGCAGGTAATGTCATAGGCGGCGGAGACTGGGCACAAGATAGATTGATTTGCGACGTTATGCGCGCAGCAGCTAAAAATGAAGCGGTAACGATCCGCAATCCGCATGCGACACGCCCTTGGCAGCACGTGCTTGAGCCGCTTGGCGGCTATTTGCTCGTGGGGCAAAAGTTGCTTGAAGGGCGAAAGAAATTCGGCAGCGCGTGGAATTTCGGTCCTAGCGATGATGGCGCGATTAGGGTGCTTGATGTATTAAAAAGCGCCAAGCGATATTGGGATAAGATAGAATTTCAAATCAATTCCGACATAAACCAGCCTCATGAGGCAAATTTATTGAAGCTTGATTGCTCTAAGGCACATGCGCTGCTTGGCTGGAAGCCCGTTTGGGATAGCGAAACGGCATTTGAAAAAACTGTAAAATGGTATAAAAATTTCTATGAAAACGGCACAATCGATACCGAGCAAAATTTAAACGACTACGTAAAAGATATGATGCGATGA
- the rfbF gene encoding glucose-1-phosphate cytidylyltransferase: MKVLILAGGFGTRLAEETSIRPKPMVEIGGRPILWHIMKIYSHYGFNEFVVLLGYKGYYIKEYFANYFLHRSDVTIDIKNNNMKIHKTLSEDWKVTLIDTGLDTMTGGRIKRAQEYVGDESFMLTYGDGVSDVNIDELVKFHKSHGKSATMTAVQPEGRFGALDINNSSLITSFFEKPKGDGNWINAGFFVCEPKVFDYITEGDTTVFEQAPLSNLAKDGELCAFKHCGFWKPMDALRDKQVLEKLWDSGNAPWKKW; this comes from the coding sequence ATGAAGGTTTTAATTTTAGCTGGCGGCTTTGGCACTAGGCTTGCCGAAGAAACTAGCATCAGACCTAAGCCAATGGTTGAGATTGGTGGCAGACCGATATTATGGCATATTATGAAAATTTATAGCCACTATGGCTTTAATGAATTTGTGGTGCTTCTTGGGTATAAAGGCTATTATATAAAAGAGTATTTTGCAAACTATTTCCTGCATAGAAGCGATGTAACGATTGATATCAAAAATAACAATATGAAGATTCATAAAACTTTAAGCGAAGATTGGAAAGTTACTTTGATTGACACCGGGCTAGATACTATGACTGGTGGTAGAATCAAGCGCGCGCAGGAGTATGTGGGAGATGAGAGTTTTATGCTTACTTACGGTGACGGCGTTAGTGATGTAAACATAGATGAATTAGTAAAATTTCATAAGTCTCATGGTAAATCTGCCACCATGACGGCGGTTCAGCCGGAAGGTAGATTCGGTGCTTTAGATATTAATAATTCAAGCTTAATTACATCTTTTTTTGAAAAACCTAAAGGTGACGGAAATTGGATAAATGCCGGCTTTTTTGTATGTGAGCCTAAAGTTTTTGATTATATTACTGAGGGTGATACGACTGTATTTGAGCAAGCCCCACTTTCAAATTTAGCTAAAGATGGCGAGCTTTGCGCCTTCAAACACTGTGGCTTTTGGAAGCCGATGGACGCTTTGCGCGATAAGCAAGTGCTAGAAAAGCTATGGGATAGTGGCAATGCCCCTTGGAAAAAGTGGTAG
- the infC gene encoding translation initiation factor IF-3 has protein sequence MSREKEVFLNEDIPASEVRCIGDNGEVYGIISKAQALQIAEREGVDLVLIAPDAKPPVCKVMNYSKFRYQQEKKLKEAKKKQKIIEVKEIKLSAKIAQNDINYKVKHAKEFLSSGKHVKLRVFLKGREMSSPEIGVNLLNKIWDEFFAEVADRDKAPALEGRYVNMLITPKKA, from the coding sequence TTGAGCAGAGAGAAAGAGGTTTTTCTAAACGAGGACATTCCGGCTAGCGAAGTCAGGTGCATAGGCGACAACGGCGAGGTTTACGGCATAATTTCAAAGGCGCAGGCGCTGCAAATCGCCGAGCGAGAGGGCGTGGATCTGGTTTTGATAGCGCCCGATGCAAAGCCGCCCGTTTGCAAGGTCATGAACTACAGCAAATTTCGCTATCAGCAGGAAAAAAAGCTCAAAGAGGCGAAAAAAAAGCAAAAAATCATCGAGGTCAAAGAGATCAAGCTGTCCGCCAAAATCGCTCAAAACGACATTAATTACAAAGTAAAACACGCGAAAGAATTCCTTAGTAGCGGCAAACACGTCAAGCTTCGCGTATTTTTAAAAGGGCGCGAGATGTCAAGTCCGGAAATCGGCGTAAATTTGCTCAATAAAATTTGGGACGAATTTTTCGCAGAAGTTGCCGATCGCGATAAAGCGCCTGCGCTGGAGGGTCGCTACGTAAATATGCTGATCACGCCGAAAAAGGCGTAG
- the thrS gene encoding threonine--tRNA ligase encodes MSDIIAYKLNGEIYDTQSIGERASEAQPIYFDNSEDALKVIRHSCAHLLAQAVRELYPSAKFFVGPAIEDGFYYDMRVSKNGGEKLGEEDLKAIEKKMRALAEANLEIKKIASTKEAVAKKYANDDLKQEVLKRIPEGPVSLYAQGEFEDICRGPHVQNTKFLKNFALTRIAGAYLGGDEKREMLTRIYGVVFADKDSLKKHLTMLEEAKKRDHRKLGTEMKFFTFDEQIGAGLPIWLPAGTRMRIKLEGRLYRQLRKRGYEPVRGPEILKSDAWKISGHYSNYKENMYFTTIEEQEYGIKPMNCVGHIKVYQSEIRSYRDLPLKFCEYGVVHRHEKSGVLHGLFRVREFTQDDAHLFVMPSQIKENVYEILDFVELLMKAFGFEYELEISTKPQKAVGDDEVWDIATKALKDALDEKGLKYGLDEGGGAFYGPKIDIKITDALGRKWQCGTVQVDFNLPARFELGYIDENNEKKQPVMLHRAILGSFERFVGILLEHTAGELPFWICPTQVSIVPIGEAHASYAKEILNLLRAADIDGEILDRNETLNKRIRTAEKQKVPLIIVLGDNEVSARSVALRDRRAREQRNLGLDEFLNFVKAKLNEVNF; translated from the coding sequence ATGAGCGATATTATCGCATATAAACTTAACGGTGAAATTTACGATACTCAAAGTATCGGCGAGCGCGCAAGCGAGGCGCAGCCGATATATTTCGATAACTCCGAGGACGCGCTAAAGGTGATTCGCCACTCCTGTGCGCATCTTTTGGCGCAAGCGGTGCGCGAGCTTTATCCGAGTGCAAAATTTTTCGTAGGACCGGCGATTGAGGATGGGTTTTACTATGATATGCGCGTTAGCAAAAATGGCGGCGAGAAGCTTGGCGAAGAGGATTTAAAGGCGATCGAAAAAAAGATGCGCGCGCTTGCCGAGGCAAATTTAGAGATTAAAAAGATAGCCTCCACTAAAGAGGCGGTCGCGAAAAAATATGCAAACGACGATCTTAAGCAGGAAGTTTTAAAGCGCATCCCCGAAGGCCCGGTTAGCTTATACGCACAGGGCGAGTTTGAGGATATCTGCCGCGGACCGCACGTGCAAAATACGAAATTTTTGAAAAATTTCGCCCTTACGCGCATCGCGGGAGCGTATCTCGGCGGCGACGAGAAGCGCGAGATGCTAACTCGCATCTACGGCGTCGTATTTGCCGATAAAGATAGCCTTAAAAAGCACCTTACGATGTTGGAAGAAGCCAAGAAGCGCGATCACCGAAAGCTCGGAACTGAGATGAAATTTTTCACCTTCGACGAGCAGATCGGTGCGGGACTTCCGATCTGGCTTCCTGCGGGTACGAGGATGCGCATAAAGCTCGAGGGGCGCCTTTATAGGCAGCTTCGCAAGCGAGGCTACGAGCCGGTGCGCGGCCCTGAAATTTTAAAATCAGACGCATGGAAGATCAGCGGGCACTACAGCAACTACAAAGAAAATATGTATTTTACGACGATCGAGGAGCAGGAATATGGTATCAAGCCGATGAACTGCGTCGGTCACATCAAGGTTTATCAGAGCGAGATCCGCTCATATCGCGATCTACCGCTTAAATTTTGCGAGTACGGCGTCGTGCACCGCCACGAAAAAAGCGGCGTCTTGCACGGACTTTTCCGCGTGCGCGAGTTTACGCAGGACGACGCGCATCTGTTTGTGATGCCGAGCCAGATCAAAGAAAACGTCTATGAAATTTTAGATTTCGTGGAGCTTTTGATGAAGGCTTTCGGCTTTGAATACGAGCTTGAAATTTCGACCAAACCGCAAAAGGCGGTCGGCGACGACGAGGTTTGGGATATCGCGACGAAGGCCTTAAAAGACGCGCTTGACGAAAAGGGCTTAAAATACGGCCTAGACGAGGGCGGTGGCGCATTCTACGGACCTAAGATCGATATCAAAATCACCGACGCGCTCGGTCGAAAGTGGCAGTGCGGTACGGTACAGGTAGATTTTAACCTGCCTGCGCGCTTCGAGCTAGGCTACATCGACGAGAATAATGAAAAAAAGCAGCCCGTGATGCTGCATCGCGCGATTTTGGGAAGCTTCGAGCGCTTCGTGGGGATTTTGCTCGAGCATACCGCGGGCGAGCTTCCGTTTTGGATCTGTCCTACGCAGGTATCGATCGTGCCGATCGGCGAGGCGCACGCAAGTTACGCGAAAGAAATTTTAAATTTGCTGCGCGCGGCGGACATTGACGGCGAAATTTTAGATAGAAATGAGACGCTAAATAAACGAATCAGAACGGCTGAAAAGCAGAAGGTGCCGCTCATCATCGTCCTAGGCGATAATGAAGTTTCGGCTCGCAGCGTGGCTCTGCGCGATCGCAGGGCGCGCGAACAGCGAAATTTAGGGCTGGATGAGTTTTTAAATTTCGTAAAAGCTAAATTAAACGAGGTGAATTTTTGA